The following coding sequences lie in one Arachis stenosperma cultivar V10309 chromosome 5, arast.V10309.gnm1.PFL2, whole genome shotgun sequence genomic window:
- the LOC130979830 gene encoding nudix hydrolase 1, producing MKMVNKEGPSAPTSPPTPVPRVAVVVFILKGKSVLLGRRRSSVGNSTFALPGGHLEFGESFEDCAAREVREETGLEVGKVELLTVTNNVFLEEPKKCHYVTIFMRAVFGANEAEQVPQNLEPEKCDGWEWYAWSHLPNPLFGPLERMVKGGFDPFPV from the exons ATGAAAATGGTCAACAAGGAAGGGCCATCAGCACCGACATCTCCGCCAACGCCGGTGCCAAGGGTTGCGGTCGTTGTTTTCATCTTGAAGGGAAAATCTGTCCTTCTCGGCCGCCGCCGCTCCTCCGTTGGCAACTCCACCTTCGCCCTTCCGGGAGGCCACCTTGAGTTTG GGGAGAGCTTTGAGGATTGTGCGGCAAGGGAAGTGAGAGAGGAAACAGGATTGGAGGTTGGGAAAGTGGAGCTGTTAACGGTTACAAACAACGTGTTTTTGGAAGAGCCGAAGAAGTGCCATTACGTCACTATCTTCATGAGGGCAGTCTTTGGGGCAAATGAAGCAGAGCAGGTGCCACAGAATCTGGAGCCGGAGAAGTGTGACGGGTGGGAGTGGTATGCGTGGTCTCATTTGCCAAACCCGTTGTTTGGGCCTCTTGAGAGGATGGTCAAAGGGGGTTTTGATCCATTTCCAGTGTAA